In Chitinophaga sp. HK235, a single window of DNA contains:
- a CDS encoding DUF4304 domain-containing protein, whose amino-acid sequence MNAGEIFRTGCQKIAERMAAFGFKPLQKGQLLRKSSQNKKLNFEIYFQSSTKNWSGSVSLWPHLSITSNELKKWQLQQYKTDTAAGFIFGTRLENLTPLKNKNQDWNMAISNQDHEIPKLCELIITYALPVFEKFEDIDQVLKEIATNGLALNEHFDTRHQNLPIDFLCCFGNQDIAQTAFDNYLIQQRLTGNARRVFEEMETAGNMPNKQVTDATMKAAYLNNLKVNG is encoded by the coding sequence ATGAATGCAGGAGAAATATTCCGGACGGGATGTCAGAAAATTGCAGAAAGGATGGCTGCCTTTGGCTTCAAACCATTACAGAAAGGGCAGCTCCTGAGAAAATCATCCCAAAACAAAAAACTGAACTTCGAAATATATTTTCAGTCCAGTACCAAAAACTGGAGTGGAAGTGTATCCCTGTGGCCTCATCTGTCCATTACTTCCAATGAGCTTAAAAAATGGCAGCTGCAGCAGTACAAGACAGATACCGCTGCAGGGTTTATCTTCGGCACACGGTTGGAAAATCTAACACCGCTGAAAAACAAAAACCAGGATTGGAATATGGCCATCAGTAACCAGGACCATGAAATCCCTAAATTATGTGAACTGATCATTACCTATGCGCTGCCGGTCTTTGAAAAATTTGAAGATATTGATCAGGTATTAAAAGAGATAGCCACAAACGGATTAGCGCTGAATGAGCATTTTGACACCCGTCATCAAAATCTGCCAATCGATTTTTTATGTTGCTTCGGTAACCAGGACATTGCTCAGACAGCGTTTGATAATTATTTAATACAACAACGATTGACAGGAAATGCCAGACGGGTTTTTGAAGAAATGGAAACAGCAGGAAACATGCCCAATAAACAGGTAACGGACGCAACAATGAAAGCAGCTTATCTCAACAACTTAAAGGTAAACGGATAA
- a CDS encoding Crp/Fnr family transcriptional regulator gives MKISTFIPMQALSILREHLAKTASLTQGEFDYLFSHFKPLSFKKGQMVIREGDKVDHEYFVLSGCLKAFFINEEGKMHVLQFAMPTWWTSDYHALYSQTRATINVDCISDAELLSLSNADREKLCSEIHQVEYFFRWRTNKGYVAAQKRLLSFMNNDAKTRYEELLQMYPQLHQLVPKHLIAAYLGVSRETLSRLHRTHQNVT, from the coding sequence ATGAAAATAAGTACCTTTATCCCTATGCAGGCACTATCCATTTTAAGAGAGCATCTGGCTAAAACAGCATCCCTTACGCAGGGAGAGTTTGACTATCTCTTTTCCCATTTCAAACCGCTCTCCTTTAAAAAAGGTCAGATGGTGATACGGGAAGGTGATAAAGTGGACCACGAATATTTTGTGTTGTCCGGCTGCCTGAAAGCCTTCTTCATTAATGAAGAGGGCAAAATGCATGTTCTGCAGTTTGCCATGCCCACCTGGTGGACTTCCGACTATCATGCGTTGTACAGCCAAACCAGGGCCACCATTAATGTTGATTGTATCAGTGACGCGGAATTACTGAGTCTTTCCAATGCCGACAGGGAGAAGCTTTGCAGCGAGATTCACCAGGTAGAATATTTTTTCCGCTGGCGTACCAACAAGGGTTATGTGGCTGCGCAGAAGCGTTTGCTTTCTTTTATGAACAACGATGCTAAAACCCGTTACGAAGAACTGCTGCAGATGTATCCCCAACTTCATCAGCTGGTCCCCAAACATCTTATTGCTGCTTACCTGGGCGTTTCCCGGGAAACATTGAGCCGACTGCACAGAACCCACCAGAATGTGACATAG
- a CDS encoding nuclear transport factor 2 family protein yields MKTLLLTVLIACSPWGIRAQHKTVMETQQKDSLEISLVLENHYFNGIYTGDVNKLREIYYPGTLLFGDVKGQPYAKTLDQYLDGVQHRQSPKDSGKPFKGSILNIRTVNSIAIAEVKVKMYDFNYHEFLSFHKIDDKWVIVNKMISDVNE; encoded by the coding sequence ATGAAAACATTATTATTGACAGTCCTGATCGCCTGTTCCCCATGGGGTATCAGGGCTCAACACAAAACAGTCATGGAAACACAGCAGAAAGACTCACTGGAGATCTCCCTGGTGCTGGAAAACCATTATTTTAATGGCATTTATACAGGCGATGTCAATAAACTGCGCGAAATTTATTATCCCGGCACACTACTTTTTGGAGATGTAAAGGGTCAGCCATATGCCAAAACGCTGGATCAATACCTCGACGGGGTACAACATCGCCAGAGTCCAAAAGACTCCGGCAAACCCTTCAAAGGGTCCATTCTGAACATCCGGACAGTAAACTCCATCGCTATTGCAGAAGTAAAAGTGAAAATGTACGACTTCAATTACCATGAATTCCTCTCCTTTCACAAGATCGATGACAAATGGGTGATTGTTAATAAAATGATTAGTGACGTAAACGAATAA
- a CDS encoding nitronate monooxygenase family protein, with translation MWHNTKVTRLLGIDYPILQGPFGGGLSSVALVTTVSDAGGLGGYGAYTLSPQEIYELDRQIKTSTDRPYNLNLWVSDTDAPDGQVSEEQYEQAQRIFKPYFDELSLPFPEKPAPFQSRFENQLQTVLDIRPKVFSFLFGTLSADIMEQCHRAGIRTIGAATTVSEAVALENSGVDMIVATGFEAGGHRPSFLEPAEVSTIGTFVLLQLIREKVKIPVIAAGGIANGRGVAAALTLGADAVQVGTAFLACDESNALPIHKQMLFDQAAHHTILTRAFTGRLGRGLTNRINKDLTSREAHTLPFPLQSALMSSLRKAAIDQQQWDMVFFWGGQIAPILKHRKAQQLMQVLIEDTTTYFDDLKV, from the coding sequence ATGTGGCATAATACCAAAGTAACCCGTTTATTGGGTATCGACTATCCCATCCTGCAAGGCCCTTTTGGTGGCGGTCTTTCTTCTGTCGCACTCGTAACGACTGTGTCCGATGCAGGCGGACTGGGAGGGTACGGGGCGTATACCCTGAGCCCACAGGAGATCTATGAATTAGACAGGCAGATCAAAACCAGTACTGACCGGCCCTACAACCTCAACCTCTGGGTATCGGATACAGACGCACCTGACGGGCAAGTGAGTGAAGAACAATATGAACAGGCCCAACGGATATTCAAACCTTATTTTGATGAACTGTCCCTTCCCTTTCCTGAAAAGCCGGCACCTTTTCAATCGAGGTTTGAGAACCAGCTGCAGACCGTACTGGATATACGTCCTAAAGTATTCAGTTTTCTGTTTGGCACCCTGTCTGCCGATATTATGGAGCAATGCCACCGCGCAGGCATCAGGACGATAGGCGCCGCCACTACTGTCAGTGAAGCTGTGGCCCTGGAAAATAGCGGTGTGGATATGATCGTGGCCACAGGTTTTGAGGCCGGCGGTCACCGGCCTTCTTTTCTGGAACCAGCGGAAGTGTCTACTATAGGCACCTTTGTACTCCTGCAACTGATCAGGGAGAAAGTAAAGATCCCTGTTATTGCTGCCGGCGGGATTGCCAACGGACGCGGAGTGGCCGCTGCATTAACATTGGGCGCAGATGCGGTACAGGTAGGCACCGCATTTTTAGCCTGTGATGAATCGAACGCGCTTCCTATTCATAAACAGATGTTGTTTGACCAGGCTGCACATCATACCATTCTCACCAGAGCCTTCACCGGCAGGCTCGGGCGCGGGTTGACCAACCGGATCAACAAAGACCTGACCAGCCGGGAAGCACATACGCTTCCCTTCCCACTGCAATCTGCATTGATGTCATCTCTCAGAAAAGCAGCCATTGATCAGCAACAATGGGACATGGTCTTTTTCTGGGGCGGACAAATAGCACCCATACTCAAACACAGAAAAGCACAACAGCTGATGCAGGTGCTGATAGAAGATACCACCACTTATTTTGATGATCTGAAAGTTTAA
- a CDS encoding RICIN domain-containing protein: MKIRSVVLVAIATAFSGSCFSQTITGTFAIKNVETGIFLRIKDADTRNGTPIVAYSPVNWKCVTWDFKKIEGNAYQLANLYSGKTFQPKAPKAAEGTVLEEQPLTPGEAGQQYEFIPAGKDDFLIRLKGTDLYLTPSDDKGTVNAPVMLTRKNNSKLLHWSLQEQHPVM; encoded by the coding sequence ATGAAAATACGCTCTGTGGTCTTAGTGGCCATCGCTACTGCATTTTCCGGCAGTTGTTTTTCACAGACGATCACTGGCACCTTCGCCATCAAAAATGTGGAAACAGGAATTTTTCTGCGTATCAAAGATGCTGATACACGAAACGGAACACCTATTGTTGCCTATTCTCCGGTTAACTGGAAATGCGTTACCTGGGATTTTAAGAAAATAGAAGGAAACGCCTATCAGTTGGCCAACCTCTACTCTGGCAAGACTTTCCAGCCTAAAGCTCCTAAGGCAGCAGAAGGAACGGTGTTGGAAGAGCAGCCACTGACACCTGGAGAAGCGGGTCAGCAGTATGAGTTTATTCCTGCCGGTAAAGATGATTTTCTGATCAGACTGAAAGGAACAGACCTGTACCTTACGCCTTCTGATGATAAGGGAACGGTGAATGCGCCTGTTATGCTGACTCGTAAAAACAATTCAAAACTGCTACACTGGTCTTTGCAGGAACAGCATCCTGTGATGTAA
- a CDS encoding ABC transporter ATP-binding protein has protein sequence MLQAIALTRKFGRHTALDALDLLVNSGEIFCLLGPNGAGKTTTINCFLGFLSPSSGTALINGIPVFRRPQEARRHIAYIPETVTLYPYLSGLENLSFFHSLTGEQLSSDYYIALLLDTGLQEQAIHRPVQTYSKGMRQKVGIAIATAKNAGALLLDEPTSGLDPKASNEFSTLLRRFSQEGRAVLMATHDIYRAKEVATRIGIMKEGRLLTIMDAATTDHYTLENIYLEYMETSI, from the coding sequence ATGCTGCAAGCTATTGCGTTAACCAGAAAGTTCGGCCGGCATACCGCATTGGATGCACTTGACCTGTTGGTAAACAGCGGCGAGATATTCTGCCTGCTTGGACCCAACGGTGCCGGCAAAACGACTACTATCAATTGTTTCCTTGGATTCCTTTCTCCCAGCAGCGGAACAGCGCTGATAAATGGTATCCCTGTGTTCCGTCGGCCACAGGAGGCCCGCCGGCATATTGCCTATATTCCTGAGACAGTAACCCTGTATCCGTATCTGAGTGGACTGGAAAACCTTTCCTTTTTCCACTCACTTACCGGAGAACAACTTTCCAGCGACTATTATATCGCATTGTTACTGGATACCGGTTTACAGGAGCAGGCCATACACCGGCCCGTGCAAACCTATTCCAAAGGCATGCGACAGAAAGTAGGCATCGCCATTGCTACCGCCAAAAATGCCGGTGCTCTCCTGCTCGATGAACCAACATCCGGGCTGGACCCCAAAGCCAGCAATGAGTTTTCAACATTGTTGCGCCGCTTCAGCCAGGAAGGACGTGCTGTATTGATGGCCACCCATGATATTTACCGTGCCAAAGAAGTAGCCACCCGCATCGGTATTATGAAGGAAGGCCGCCTGCTCACTATCATGGATGCCGCCACCACAGACCATTACACACTGGAGAACATTTATCTGGAATATATGGAGACATCCATCTAG